From the genome of Thermaerobacter marianensis DSM 12885:
GCCCGGTACGACCTGGTCCGCCCCGGCATCGCCCTCTACGGGCTCGAGCCCTTCCCCGGCGCCGTGGCGGCCTTCGGCCTGCGGCCCGCCCTGGCGTGGAAGACACGGGTCGCCCTCGTCAAGGAGGTCCCTCCCGGCACCCCCATCAGTTACGGGGCCACCTTCGTCACCCGCCGCCGCTCCCGCATCGCCACCTTGCCGGTGGGGTACGCCGACGGATTGCGGCGGGCCCTGTCCAACCGCGGACAGGTGCTGGTGGGCGGCCGGCGCGCGCCCATCGTGGGCCGGGTCTGCATGGACCAGGTGATGGTCGACGTGACCGACGCCGGGCCGGTGGCCGTGGGGGACGAGGTCGTCCTCATCGGCCGCCAGGGCGACCAGCAGATCACCGCCGACGAGATGGCGGGCTGGATGGACACCATCGGCTACGAGGTGGTCACCGGCATCGGGCGCCGGGTGCCCCGCATCTACTTACGGGGGGGCCGTCCCGTGGCGCAGGCGCCGGTGTCCCACCTGCTGTGACGACGGAGCGGGGCGGCGGGCGGCGCAGCCGGGGCGGCCTGGCCGGCCGCCGGAGCCGGGCCCGAGGGGCCGGTTCGTCCGGCGGGGGACGAACCGGCCACGGGGGACGGACCCGCGACGGGCATCGAACCCGCGTGAAGGGGTGATGGGCCGTGCCGGAGGAACCCTTGTGGTCGCTGGTGGCCGCCGCCATGCCGCCTGCGGGCACCGAGGCGGGGACCGCCGGCACGCCGTGGACGGAAGAATGGATGCGCCGCGGCTATCAGGAGATGGGCCCCCTCAACCAGCGCCTGGCGGAGGAGTGGATCCCCGGGGAGCTGGAACCCCGGCGCTGGGAATGGGGTGGGGAGGGCGGTTGACGTGGAGGTTCGCCGCGGCGACATCTTCTTTGCCGACCTGAGTCCCGTGGTGGGGTCCGAGCAGGGCGGCATCCGCCCCGTCCTGGTGATCCAGAACGACGTGGGGAACCGCTACAGCCCGACGACCATCGTGGCGGCCATCACCTCCCAGATCAACAAGGCCAAGCTGCCCACCCACGTGGAGCTGCCCGCCGGCAGTTACGGCCTGGAGAAGGACTCGGTGGTCCTGCTGGAGCAGATCCGCACCATCGACAAGCGGCGGCTGCTGGAGCGGGTCGCCCGTCTGGACGCTGCGGCCATGCGGCGGGTGAACGTGGCCCTGGAGATCAGCCTGGGATTGCGGGAGGTGTGAGCCCGGCCGCCGCGGTGGGCCTTCATCGAGACCAGCGGTCGCGACGGGAGACGATGGGATGAACGCCGAACTACTGGTGGAAGTGACCCGCGGCGGCTGGGTGGAAAGCCGCCACGACGGCCACGCCGTGGTCGTGGACAAGCAGGGGCAGATCGTAGCGGCCCTGGGCGATCCCGGCCACGTTTCGTTCCTGCGGTCGAGCCTCAAGCCCTTTCAGGCCCTGGCGGTGGTGGCGTCGGGCGCGCCCGACGCCTTCGGCTTCACCGACGCCGAGATCGCCCTGATGTGCGGCTCCCACGCCGGCGAGCCCGAGCACGTGGCGGCCGCCACGTCCATGCTGGCCAAGCTCGGCCTCGGTCCCGATCACCTGGCCTGCGGCCCCCATCCCCTGACGAGCCCGGCGGCGCGGCGGGCCCTGGCCGAGACGGGCATGGAGCCCACCCGGGTGCACAACAACTGCTCGGGCAAGCACGCGGGGATGCTGGCCCTGGCCCGTCACCGGGGCTGGCCCGTGGAGGGATACCACCGGCCGGATCACCCCGTGCAGCAGGAGGTGCGGGCGCTGGTGGCGGCCCTGACCGGGCTCTCCCCCGGCGGCCCGGATTGGCACGAGGCCGTGGACGGCTGCGGCGTGGTCACCTTCGCCCTGCCCCTGGTGGCGGTGGCCCGGATGTTCCGCTACCTGGGCCGCCCGGACCTGCTGCCGGCGGACCTCGCCCACCTGGCGCCGGCGCTGGATCGGATCCGCCGGGCGCTGGTCGCCCACCCCACCATGATCCGCGGCGCCGGCCAGTTCGACACCGAGGTGATCCGGGCCACCGGCGGCGCCTGGATCGGCAAGGTCGGGGCCGAGGGGTACTACGCCGCCGGCCTGGCGACGGGCCACGCCCTGGCCCTGAAAATCGCCGACGGCCAGGACCGCGCCCGGCCCGTGGCCGTCCTGGCCCTGCTGGAGCGCTTCGGCCTGCTGCCACCGGGCGCCGAGGCCCTGAAGGAGCGGTGGGCGCGGGTGCCGGTGACCAACACCCGCGGCGAGGTGGTTGGGGAGATCCGGCCGGCGGGGCGCCTGGCGGCCGGGCTGTAGCCGCCCCGGTGCCGGTCGCGGCGGGCTCCGGGCCGGCCCCCGGTGCGAAGGAGGCGATGGACCGTGGCGCGACCGGAAGCGGAACTTTTGCGCATTGCCGACATGGCCGCCCTGGAGCAGGTGGTCAAGGGCTGCACCGCGTGCCGCCTGCGGGCGGGCTGCCGCGGCGTCGTCTTCGGCGACGGCAACCCGGCGGCCCGGCTGATGCTCATCGGCGAGGGGCCGGGGGCCGACGAGGACCGGCTGGGCCGCCCCTTCGTCGGCCGGGCGGGCCAGCTGCTGGACCGCATCCTGGCCGCCTGCGGGTTCGACCGCCAGCGCCACGTCTACATCGCCAACGTGGTGAAGTGCCGCCCGCCGGGCAACCGCACGCCCACGCCGGACGAGCGGGCCGCGTGCCTGCCCAACCTGCGGGCCCAGATGCGGCTGGTCAACCCGGTCATCGTGGTGCTGCTGGGGTCCACGGCCCTGCAGGCGCTGATCGATCCGGCGGCCCGCATCACCCGCTGGCGGGGCCAGTGGATCCACCGCGACGGGGTCTGGTACATGCCCACCTACCACCCCGCCGCCCTGTTGCGCAACCCGAGCCTGAAGCGGGACTGCTGGCATGACTTCAAAAAGGTCATCGATAAGTACCGGGAGCTGGTGGATCCGTACCACGTGGCGCCCCACCACCCGCCCGAGGCGGCGGAGGAACCGGCCGGTGGCGGCGCACCGGCGGCAGCCCCCGGCGGGCGGGCCGTGGCCGGGGAGCCGGCGGCCGGGGCCGGCGGCCGGGGGCCCGGCGCGGGGGCGGCCGTCGAGGCGCGGGCGGAGGCCGCGGCGGCGGCGGAACCGGCCGGGGTAGAACCGGCCCCGGCGACACCGGCCCCGGTGGAACGCGCCGCGCCCGGCGCCGGCGGTCCCGGTGGCACGGGTCCCGGTGAAGCCAACGCCGCCCCGCCCGGCGTGCAGCTGACCCTGTTCGACTTCGACCCGGACGGCGGCCCGGTGGGGCGCCGGGGCCGCCACCGGGGCCGACGCCATGCAGGGGACCTGCAGCCCTGGGAGGGAGGGGCATGGTGACGGTCGCCTGGACGGCCCGGATCCCGTCGGCTGAAGCCATGGAGCGACTCGGGGAACGGCTGGCCGCGGCCCTGCAGCCGGGGGACTGGATCGCCCTGACCGGGCCCCTGGGCGCGGGCAAGACCACCCTGGTGCGGGGGCTGGCGCGGGGCCTGGGGTTCCGGGGGCGGGTCGCCAGTCCCACCTTCACCCTGGTCCACGTGTACCGGGGCCGGCTGCCCCTCTACCACCTGGACCTGTACCGGCTGGAAGGCGAAGACGCCCTGCGGGACGTGGTCGACCCCGGCGAGATGGAGGCGGCGGGGGCGGTGGTGGTGGAGTGGGCCGACCGGGCGCCGCGGTGGATCCCTGCCGACGCCCTGTGGCTGGACCTGGCTGTGGACCCGGCAGGGGACGGCCGCCGCGTGGCGGCCCGGGCGGGAGGGGACCGCGCCCGGCGGCTGGCGGCCCACCTCGCCCACCGGGCGGATCCGGCGGTGGAGCCTGCGGCGGGGGCGATCCCTGCGGGTCCTGGTGCGGCGGGCCCGGGCAGCCCCGGCGGGGAAGCCGGCCGGCCGGCGACGGGAAAGGACGAGGGTAGGCGGTGACCTGGATCCTCGGCATCGATACGTCGGGCCCGCGCTGCGGCGTGGCCCTGCTGAAGGACGGCGAGCCCGCCGGCGCGGAGGAACTGGCGGCTCCCGGCACCAACCGGGCCCTGATGCCGGCGGTGGACCGGCTGTGCCGGCGGGCCGGCATCGGCCCCCGGCAACTGGACGGGATCGCCGTGGCCCTGGGGCCGGGCTCCTTTACGGGGCTGCGGATCGGGCTGGCGGCCGCCAAGGGCCTGGCCCTGGGCCTCGGCCGGCCCCTGGCGGGGGTGGGAACCCTGGATGCCGTGGTCTTCGCCGCCGCCGGCCCGGCGGGGGACGCGGCCACGGGGACGGCCGGCGGGGGAGCGGAGGGCGGCGGAGCCGGACCGTGGCAAGGCTGGCTGGTGGCGCGCCCCGCCCGCCGGGGCGAGTTCTACGCGGCAGCCTACGACGGCCCGGGCCGGCGCCTCTGGGGGCCGGACCTGGTGGCCGCGGCCGCCCTGGCCGAGGCGGTCCGGCGGCCGGGCGGGCCGGTTCGTCCCCCTGCCGGGGAAGGGGCGGGGCGCAGCGCCGAGGGAGCGCCCGGGGACTGCGGCCCGGGGCCTGCCCTGGCCGGGAGGGGGGCGGCGGCCGCCGCTCCCGCCGCCGGCGCGCGTGCCGCTGGTGCTTCCACCGCAAGCAGTGGACCCGGCGCCACCGTTGGATGGTGGGCCGTCGTCGTCGACCCTCAACATGCGGCCGCCCTCGGCCTTTCGCCGGAGGAAGCGGGTGTGGAGGGTGAGGCGGCGGCCGGTCAATCCTTGCACCGAAGGGGGCCTGCCGTCGCCCTCGTGCCCGATCCCGGCGCCGTGCCCGTAGCGGTCGCCCGGCTGGCCCTGCCCCGCCTGGCGGCCGGCGGCGACGACCCGGCCACCCTGGCACCCCTCTACCTGCCCGCCGGTTCCACGTTCCGGCCGTATCCGGGTGCAGGTTAGGGTGCAAGTTCGAGATGAATCGAGATGATATGATGAACTTGCGCCGCGGGAGGTGAGCGGGGTGGCCCTTTCCCACGACGTGCAGTCGCAGCCGGGCGAGATCCGCATCGAGCCCATGACGCCGGGCGACCTGCCCCTGGTGCTGGCCATCGAGCGCCGCTCCTTCCCCACGCCCTGGTCGGAGCGGGCCTTCGTCGGCGAGCTGCGGGACAACCTGTACGCCGACTACATCGTGGCCCGCCACGACGGCCGGGTGGTGGGCTATGCCGGCATGTGGTGCATCCTCGACGAGGCCCACGTGACCACCATCGCCGTCGATCCGGACTTCCGCGGCCGCGGCGTGGGCGACCGGCTGCTCACCGCCCTGGAGGAACGGGCCCTGCGGTACGGTTGCCGGCGCATGACCTTGGAGGTCCGGGTGAGCAACCACGTGGCCCAGCGCCTCTACCGCCGCCACGGCTTCCGCCCCTGCGGGATCCGGCGGGGGTATTACGTCGACAACGGCGAGGACGCCATCATCATGTGGCGCGATCGCCTGGACCCGCCGGGACCCGTGGCGACGGAAGAACCCGGCCCGGACGGCACGGCGGCCCCCCCGGCGGGCGCCGGGGCAAGTGGCGGCACCGCCGGCGCTGGGGCCCTGAGCTCGGCGGCCCCGGCCGCGCCCGCGGCGGGCGGTTCCGCTCCGGCGGCCGGATCGGCCGCCGGTTCATCCGCCGGCGCGGGCAGCGGGACGGGGACGGCCGGGGCGGGCGGACCTGCCGGCCCGGCAGGGACGGAGACGGGCGGCGTGCCCGCCGGGAGCGAGGCACCGTGAGCCGTCCCCACCTCACCCTGGGCATCGAGACCAGCTGCGACGAGACCAGCTTCGCCGTGGTGGCCGGGGGCCGCCGCATCCTGGCCAACGTGGTCCTGAGCCAGACGGGTGAGCACCGGCGCTACGGGGGCGTCGTGCCCGAACTGGCCTCCCGCCGCCACGTCACCAACGCCGTGCCCCTGCTGCAGGCGGCCTTGGCCGAGGCGGGCATCGGTTTGGGGGATCTGGACCTCATCGCCGTCACCCGCGGTCCGGGGCTGGTGGGCGCGCTGCTGGTGGGCGTCTCCCTGGCCAAGGCGCTGGCCTGGGCCCTGGACAAGCCCCTGGTGGGCGTGCACCACCTGGCGGGCCACGTCTACGCCAACTTTCTGGCCCCGCCGGGCGGTGATACGGCGCCCGAGCCCCGCTACCCCGCCGTGACCCTGGTGGTCTCGGGCGGCCACACGGACCTGTTTCACCTCGAGGCGGGGGGCGGCTTGCGGTGGCTGGGAGGCACCCGGGACGATGCCGCCGGCGAGGCCTTCGACAAGGTGGCCCGGGAACTGGGGCTGGGGTACCCCGGCGGGCCGGTCATCGACCGGCTGGCGGCGCAAGGGGATCCGGGAGCCTTCGCCTTTCCCCGCGCCATGCTGGACGACGACACCCTGGACTTCAGTTTCAGCGGGCTGAAGACGGCGGTGCTGTACGAGCTGGAGCGGCGCGGCTGGCGGGACCCGGACCGGCGTGCGGAACTGGAGGCCCACCTCCCCGACCTGGCCGCCAGCTTCCAACAGGCGGTGGTGGACGTGCTGGTGGCCAAGACCCTGCGGGCGGCCCGGCAGGTGGGGGCACGGCAGATCTACCTGGCGGGCGGGGTGGCGGCCAACCGCCGCTTGCGCCATGACCTGGGGGTCGCCGCCGCCGCGGCGGGTCTCGACCTGGCCTACCCGCCGCCCGTCCTCTGCACCGACAACGGCGCCATGATCGCGGCGGCCGGTTTCGCCGCCTGGCAGCGCGGCCGCCGGGACGGCCTCGACCTGGACGTCGATCCCGATCCGCCCCTGGACGAATGGTTTTAGGGGTCGTGGCGCGTGGTCGTACACGTGAAGGCGTGGGGTCGTGATGGGGGAGGGGAGGCCATGGGGGCAGCAGGGGACGGCCGGGAGCACGCCCATCCCGAGGTGGGTGGCCGGCCGCGGCCAGGTCCGGCGCCGGCGCCGGCCATCCCGGGGGGGCCGGGGCACGGGCGTCCGGCCCACCATGGCGCGGAGACGTCCCGGGAACGGCGGCACGACGCACCCCATGGGTGTCGCGGCGGTGCCTCCTCCGGGTGGTGGCCGCTGGAGGAGCCTGCCGGGTCCCAGGCCCGGGCGGCCGCTGACGGGCAGGAAGCAGCACGGCGCCCGGCCGGTTCGTCCGGCGAGACGGCCGCGGGCTGGCATGCGGTACCGCGCCAGGAGCGGCTGCAGCGGCATCCCGTGCCGCCGGGGCGCAACTCCCTGCACTACTGGCGCCAGGCCAAGAGCCTGCCCCGGGTGGCGTGGAACTTCTTCGTGATCTCCCTATGCCGGGTGCTGCCCTGGTTCGGGGTGAAGAACTTCCTCTACCGGCGCCTCGGCATGAAGGTGGGCCGGGATGTGGCCTTCGGCCTCATGGCGATGGTCGACATTTTCTGGCCCGAGCTGATCCAGGTGGGCGACAACAGCATCATCGGCTACAACACCGTGCTGCTGGCCCACGAATTCCTCATCGACGAGTACCGCACGGGCCCCGTGGTCATCGGCCGCAACGTGATGATCGGCGCCAACTGCACGGTGCTGCCCGGCGTGGTCATCGGGGACGGCGCCGTGGTGTCGGCCCACTCCCTGGTCAACGCCGACGTGCCGCCCGGGGCGGTGGTGGGGGGCGTTCCCGCCCGGCCCCTCGGCCGGCGCCCTTGAGGCGCGCCGGGTGCGAATGTTTTCCAGCAGCGGGCCCCAACCTAGCCCTGAGGGGCCGGCTCGCCGTAGCAAGGCGCGGCGGCGCCGCATAGATCCTGAAGGGCGCCCGCCCGGCGGCCGGCGGGAATCGCCGCCCCGCCGCCGGCGTGGACAAGGGAACGCGCCGGCCGTTGCGAATTCATGGGGGCATCGATGCAGGAAGGTGAAGAGGGCGATGGAGGAACCGGGGTACGCGCCCCCCGTGGAATGGTCGGGCAAGCGAGTGCACTTCATCGGCATCGGCGGCTACGGCATGAGCGGCCTGGCCCGGGTGCTCCTGGCCCGGGGCGCCCGCGTCAGTGGGTCCGACGTCCGTCCCTCCGACCGCACCCGCTGGCTGGCCGAGCAGGGTGCCGCGGTCCACATCGGCCACGCGGCCCGGCACGTAGCCGGGGCCGACCTGGTGGTCTACAACACCGACGTGCCCGCCGACAACGTGGAGCTGGTGGCGGCGCGGGAGGCGGGCATCCCCGTCTGGCACCGGTCCCAGGTCCTGGCCGACCTGCTCAACCACCGCCGGAGCGTGGCCGTCACCGGAACCCACGGCAAGACCACGACCACGGCCATGACGGGCCTGGTCCTGGTGGCCGGCGGCCTGGACCCGACGGTGCTGGTGGGCGGCGAGGTGCCGGAGTTCGGTGCCGCCACGGCCCGCCTGGGCGAGGGGCCGTGGGTGGTGGCCGAGGCCTGCGAGAGCGACGGCACCTTCCTCCGCTACCTGCCCGAGATCGCCGTGGTGACCAACGTCGAGCCCGAGCACCTGGACCACTACGGCGGCGACTTCGCCCAGCTGCTGCAGGCCTTCGCCCGGTTCCTCCGCAACGTGCGGCCGGGCGGCCTGGTGGTGGCGTGCGGCGACCACCCGGTCCTGCGGCAGCTTCTGGCCGATCGAACACCGGCGCCGGGGGTACGGGTGGTCCGCTACGGCATGGAGGCGGAAGACAGCGACCTGCGCGCCCGGGACGTGCAGGCGGGGCCTGAAGGCACGCGGTTCACCGTCTGGCAGGGCGGCCGGCCGCTGGGGGAGGTCCGCCTGGCGGTGCCGGGGCTGCACAACGTGCTCAACGCCCTGGCGGCGGTGGCGGTGGGGCTCGAGCTCCGCGTGCCTTTCGCCGCGGCGGCCGCGGCCCTGGCCTCCTTCCACGGCGCCAAGCGGCGCTTCCAGGTGATCTACAACCGCGACGGGATCCTGGTGGTTGACGACTATGCCCACCACCCGACGGAGATTCGCGCCACCCTGCGGGCAGCCCGCCAGCGGCAAGGTGAGGGGGGCCGGGTCATCGCCGTCTTCCAGCCCCAGCGCTACTCGCGCACGCGGCTGCTGATGGACGAGTTCGCCCGCGCCTTCGGCGACGCCGACCGGGTGATCCTGACGGAGATCTACGCGCC
Proteins encoded in this window:
- the tsaE gene encoding tRNA (adenosine(37)-N6)-threonylcarbamoyltransferase complex ATPase subunit type 1 TsaE, which produces MVTVAWTARIPSAEAMERLGERLAAALQPGDWIALTGPLGAGKTTLVRGLARGLGFRGRVASPTFTLVHVYRGRLPLYHLDLYRLEGEDALRDVVDPGEMEAAGAVVVEWADRAPRWIPADALWLDLAVDPAGDGRRVAARAGGDRARRLAAHLAHRADPAVEPAAGAIPAGPGAAGPGSPGGEAGRPATGKDEGRR
- a CDS encoding acyltransferase, encoding MVVHVKAWGRDGGGEAMGAAGDGREHAHPEVGGRPRPGPAPAPAIPGGPGHGRPAHHGAETSRERRHDAPHGCRGGASSGWWPLEEPAGSQARAAADGQEAARRPAGSSGETAAGWHAVPRQERLQRHPVPPGRNSLHYWRQAKSLPRVAWNFFVISLCRVLPWFGVKNFLYRRLGMKVGRDVAFGLMAMVDIFWPELIQVGDNSIIGYNTVLLAHEFLIDEYRTGPVVIGRNVMIGANCTVLPGVVIGDGAVVSAHSLVNADVPPGAVVGGVPARPLGRRP
- the tsaB gene encoding tRNA (adenosine(37)-N6)-threonylcarbamoyltransferase complex dimerization subunit type 1 TsaB, with amino-acid sequence MTWILGIDTSGPRCGVALLKDGEPAGAEELAAPGTNRALMPAVDRLCRRAGIGPRQLDGIAVALGPGSFTGLRIGLAAAKGLALGLGRPLAGVGTLDAVVFAAAGPAGDAATGTAGGGAEGGGAGPWQGWLVARPARRGEFYAAAYDGPGRRLWGPDLVAAAALAEAVRRPGGPVRPPAGEGAGRSAEGAPGDCGPGPALAGRGAAAAAPAAGARAAGASTASSGPGATVGWWAVVVDPQHAAALGLSPEEAGVEGEAAAGQSLHRRGPAVALVPDPGAVPVAVARLALPRLAAGGDDPATLAPLYLPAGSTFRPYPGAG
- a CDS encoding DEAD/DEAH box helicase; translated protein: MPEEPLWSLVAAAMPPAGTEAGTAGTPWTEEWMRRGYQEMGPLNQRLAEEWIPGELEPRRWEWGGEGG
- the tsaD gene encoding tRNA (adenosine(37)-N6)-threonylcarbamoyltransferase complex transferase subunit TsaD, encoding MSRPHLTLGIETSCDETSFAVVAGGRRILANVVLSQTGEHRRYGGVVPELASRRHVTNAVPLLQAALAEAGIGLGDLDLIAVTRGPGLVGALLVGVSLAKALAWALDKPLVGVHHLAGHVYANFLAPPGGDTAPEPRYPAVTLVVSGGHTDLFHLEAGGGLRWLGGTRDDAAGEAFDKVARELGLGYPGGPVIDRLAAQGDPGAFAFPRAMLDDDTLDFSFSGLKTAVLYELERRGWRDPDRRAELEAHLPDLAASFQQAVVDVLVAKTLRAARQVGARQIYLAGGVAANRRLRHDLGVAAAAAGLDLAYPPPVLCTDNGAMIAAAGFAAWQRGRRDGLDLDVDPDPPLDEWF
- the rimI gene encoding ribosomal protein S18-alanine N-acetyltransferase; the encoded protein is MALSHDVQSQPGEIRIEPMTPGDLPLVLAIERRSFPTPWSERAFVGELRDNLYADYIVARHDGRVVGYAGMWCILDEAHVTTIAVDPDFRGRGVGDRLLTALEERALRYGCRRMTLEVRVSNHVAQRLYRRHGFRPCGIRRGYYVDNGEDAIIMWRDRLDPPGPVATEEPGPDGTAAPPAGAGASGGTAGAGALSSAAPAAPAAGGSAPAAGSAAGSSAGAGSGTGTAGAGGPAGPAGTETGGVPAGSEAP
- a CDS encoding asparaginase: MNAELLVEVTRGGWVESRHDGHAVVVDKQGQIVAALGDPGHVSFLRSSLKPFQALAVVASGAPDAFGFTDAEIALMCGSHAGEPEHVAAATSMLAKLGLGPDHLACGPHPLTSPAARRALAETGMEPTRVHNNCSGKHAGMLALARHRGWPVEGYHRPDHPVQQEVRALVAALTGLSPGGPDWHEAVDGCGVVTFALPLVAVARMFRYLGRPDLLPADLAHLAPALDRIRRALVAHPTMIRGAGQFDTEVIRATGGAWIGKVGAEGYYAAGLATGHALALKIADGQDRARPVAVLALLERFGLLPPGAEALKERWARVPVTNTRGEVVGEIRPAGRLAAGL
- a CDS encoding type II toxin-antitoxin system PemK/MazF family toxin, which codes for MEVRRGDIFFADLSPVVGSEQGGIRPVLVIQNDVGNRYSPTTIVAAITSQINKAKLPTHVELPAGSYGLEKDSVVLLEQIRTIDKRRLLERVARLDAAAMRRVNVALEISLGLREV
- the murC gene encoding UDP-N-acetylmuramate--L-alanine ligase, producing the protein MEEPGYAPPVEWSGKRVHFIGIGGYGMSGLARVLLARGARVSGSDVRPSDRTRWLAEQGAAVHIGHAARHVAGADLVVYNTDVPADNVELVAAREAGIPVWHRSQVLADLLNHRRSVAVTGTHGKTTTTAMTGLVLVAGGLDPTVLVGGEVPEFGAATARLGEGPWVVAEACESDGTFLRYLPEIAVVTNVEPEHLDHYGGDFAQLLQAFARFLRNVRPGGLVVACGDHPVLRQLLADRTPAPGVRVVRYGMEAEDSDLRARDVQAGPEGTRFTVWQGGRPLGEVRLAVPGLHNVLNALAAVAVGLELRVPFAAAAAALASFHGAKRRFQVIYNRDGILVVDDYAHHPTEIRATLRAARQRQGEGGRVIAVFQPQRYSRTRLLMDEFARAFGDADRVILTEIYAPPGERPIPGVSSAVLADRIAREEGRPVELIASREELVEHLLRTVRPGDLVLTMGAGDIWTVARDLARRLQAVTPA
- a CDS encoding uracil-DNA glycosylase — protein: MARPEAELLRIADMAALEQVVKGCTACRLRAGCRGVVFGDGNPAARLMLIGEGPGADEDRLGRPFVGRAGQLLDRILAACGFDRQRHVYIANVVKCRPPGNRTPTPDERAACLPNLRAQMRLVNPVIVVLLGSTALQALIDPAARITRWRGQWIHRDGVWYMPTYHPAALLRNPSLKRDCWHDFKKVIDKYRELVDPYHVAPHHPPEAAEEPAGGGAPAAAPGGRAVAGEPAAGAGGRGPGAGAAVEARAEAAAAAEPAGVEPAPATPAPVERAAPGAGGPGGTGPGEANAAPPGVQLTLFDFDPDGGPVGRRGRHRGRRHAGDLQPWEGGAW